The Fortiea contorta PCC 7126 genome has a segment encoding these proteins:
- a CDS encoding pentapeptide repeat-containing protein, which translates to MPLDYSGQNLQGRSFKGQNLVGANFSGTDIRGADFTKANLTNANFTGAKAGLQNYWIIGWLIILFIAGFLALFICAATNGLTWWYLGNEEFKRNALIFGLIIIFVLLILILINIYRGLTVSLLAISLILIFLLLPSGISVILNLSQYVAFRRWTQALSLASIIAIVMSEIIAIILVSAKILSKNTTVIVVLGLLFGGIIGSITRVLIRGGWKYLSSEPIWSANWAWVDLIWAWFWIGILIFLGSYIGAHALNENEKRRNLIISIAIAFSAIGGTSFRNANLTDANFTGATLKNTDFRKANLTRTRFYEAKNLEFSRVDDGILADRNVLNLLVTGNGRKKSYVGANLKGANLIGADLKEANLKLADISEATCQQACLEWVNLTRTQAVNTDFTSAQMTGACVEAWNIESTTKLDNVDCRFIYLLEYPKPGTDDRERRPSSGEFKSGEFTKLFEEVLNTVDLIFRNGIDWRAFANAFQTVQEQNQNTELALQSIENKGDGVVVVKVAVNADADKEKIHGDFTQNYQLALQAVEEKYKAVLQVKDEEILFHRQQSAKIPEMIISLANKPINVQVDNKVENKNMTNSNDVNRNINVGGNFYNSGTVNLGEISGNVTNTINQLPASPESEKPGIKELLKQLQTAIEGDTNLSQDDKAEALEQVKALAEAGKNPQEGSMQKAAKTAIKILKGTIAGLPSAANLVEEFGNILPLISSFLGLG; encoded by the coding sequence ATGCCGCTTGACTACTCTGGTCAAAATCTCCAAGGTCGCTCTTTTAAAGGTCAAAATTTGGTGGGAGCAAATTTTAGCGGTACAGATATCAGGGGGGCGGATTTTACTAAAGCCAATCTCACAAATGCTAACTTTACAGGTGCTAAAGCAGGATTACAAAACTATTGGATAATTGGTTGGCTAATAATTTTGTTCATTGCGGGATTTCTCGCATTATTTATCTGTGCTGCAACCAATGGCTTGACTTGGTGGTATTTAGGTAATGAAGAATTTAAACGAAATGCACTTATTTTTGGTCTTATTATAATTTTTGTGTTATTAATCCTGATTTTAATTAATATTTATCGTGGCTTGACAGTATCTTTATTAGCTATTAGCTTAATTTTGATATTTTTGCTTTTGCCAAGTGGAATTAGCGTCATTTTGAATTTAAGTCAATATGTAGCATTTCGCCGTTGGACTCAGGCTCTCAGCCTTGCTTCAATTATTGCTATAGTTATGTCTGAAATCATAGCAATTATCTTAGTTTCAGCTAAAATTTTAAGCAAAAATACTACGGTAATTGTTGTATTAGGTCTATTGTTCGGTGGCATAATTGGCTCTATAACCAGGGTTTTAATTCGAGGAGGATGGAAGTATTTATCTTCTGAGCCAATTTGGTCTGCAAATTGGGCTTGGGTAGATTTAATTTGGGCTTGGTTTTGGATTGGAATTTTAATATTTTTAGGTAGTTATATAGGTGCTCATGCTTTAAATGAAAATGAAAAACGCCGTAATTTGATTATCTCAATTGCCATTGCTTTTTCAGCTATAGGTGGAACTAGTTTTCGCAACGCGAATTTAACCGATGCTAATTTTACTGGCGCTACTCTTAAAAACACAGATTTCCGGAAAGCAAATTTAACTCGCACTCGATTTTATGAAGCCAAAAATCTGGAATTTTCCAGGGTAGATGATGGGATATTAGCTGACCGAAATGTCCTCAATTTATTAGTAACTGGGAATGGGAGGAAAAAATCATACGTCGGCGCTAACTTAAAGGGCGCAAACCTGATAGGCGCTGACCTCAAAGAAGCTAATCTTAAGCTTGCTGATATTAGTGAAGCTACTTGCCAACAAGCTTGTTTAGAATGGGTAAACCTGACTCGTACTCAAGCTGTGAATACTGATTTTACTAGCGCTCAAATGACTGGTGCTTGTGTAGAGGCGTGGAATATTGAAAGTACAACTAAGTTGGATAATGTGGATTGTCGCTTTATCTATCTTTTAGAATATCCTAAGCCGGGAACTGATGATCGTGAACGTCGCCCTAGCAGTGGTGAATTTAAATCAGGAGAGTTTACTAAGTTATTTGAAGAAGTTTTAAATACTGTTGATTTAATATTCCGCAATGGTATTGATTGGCGAGCTTTTGCTAATGCTTTTCAAACAGTGCAAGAGCAAAATCAAAACACAGAATTAGCTCTCCAAAGTATTGAAAACAAGGGTGATGGAGTAGTTGTAGTTAAGGTTGCTGTAAATGCTGATGCTGATAAAGAAAAGATTCATGGCGATTTTACGCAGAATTATCAATTGGCTTTGCAAGCAGTAGAAGAAAAATATAAAGCAGTATTACAGGTTAAAGATGAAGAGATACTCTTCCATCGCCAACAAAGTGCCAAAATTCCAGAGATGATTATTTCTCTAGCGAATAAACCGATTAATGTTCAAGTTGATAACAAAGTGGAGAATAAAAATATGACTAATAGTAATGATGTAAATCGGAATATTAATGTAGGAGGTAATTTTTATAATAGTGGGACTGTGAATTTAGGTGAAATTAGCGGTAATGTGACGAATACTATCAATCAATTACCAGCTTCACCAGAGTCTGAAAAACCGGGAATTAAGGAATTATTAAAGCAGTTGCAAACGGCGATTGAGGGGGATACGAATTTAAGTCAAGACGATAAAGCTGAGGCGTTGGAACAAGTGAAAGCTTTAGCAGAAGCAGGTAAAAATCCCCAGGAAGGGTCGATGCAAAAGGCTGCAAAAACGGCGATAAAAATTTTGAAAGGGACAATTGCTGGTTTGCCAAGTGCAGCAAATTTGGTTGAAGAATTTGGCAACATTTTGCCGTTGATTTCGAGTTTTTTGGGTTTAGGATGA